In Fodinibius saliphilus, a genomic segment contains:
- a CDS encoding ABC transporter substrate-binding protein: MFLKRLYCFCFYILLIGLFSVGISLTACQQAKEKSNTTYSPPDSVYFQDQVHAKFAEGFQIQYHNNYKLLEILKPFQDKVDTLRYALIPRELEGKVEVGDARKITIPVQSMIASSTTHIGLIEMLEANDILSGMVGAEYVYSPKVRKGIENGDIMSLLQGEVNKEKVLELNPDVLMISGGQSSQFDNYRVLIDSGINILVNSEWLETTPLGKAEWMKVMAALLNKEKLANKKFNAVVKRYNKLKAAIDTVSQKPLIINSMPYKGAWFVSAGDSFAARFLKDAGADYPWLDTEGTGGLRKSFEVVYEKGLEADIWLNPGSAQSKEDILAKDSRFKDFKSFKTGKIYNNNKRQHPKGGNDYWESGVVNPDILLADLIKILHPQVVPDHKLYYYQKIK; encoded by the coding sequence ATGTTTCTCAAACGTCTTTACTGTTTCTGTTTTTATATATTGCTCATCGGACTTTTTTCGGTTGGAATATCATTAACTGCCTGTCAACAAGCGAAAGAAAAGTCTAACACCACTTATTCGCCCCCTGATTCTGTTTACTTTCAGGATCAAGTGCATGCAAAATTTGCTGAGGGCTTTCAGATCCAATATCACAACAATTATAAACTCCTCGAAATTCTAAAACCTTTCCAAGATAAGGTTGATACTTTGCGCTATGCCTTAATTCCCCGAGAATTGGAAGGCAAAGTAGAGGTGGGAGATGCTCGTAAAATTACTATCCCCGTTCAAAGTATGATTGCAAGTTCTACGACCCATATTGGACTTATTGAGATGCTGGAAGCTAACGATATTCTTTCCGGGATGGTGGGGGCTGAATATGTGTACAGTCCCAAAGTTCGAAAGGGAATCGAGAATGGTGATATTATGAGTTTGCTGCAGGGAGAGGTCAATAAAGAAAAGGTACTGGAGCTTAACCCGGACGTTTTAATGATTTCGGGAGGACAGTCGTCACAATTTGATAATTACCGTGTTCTTATTGACTCGGGCATCAACATCTTGGTAAACTCTGAATGGCTGGAAACAACTCCACTTGGTAAAGCAGAATGGATGAAAGTAATGGCCGCTTTATTGAATAAAGAAAAGTTGGCTAACAAAAAGTTCAATGCCGTTGTTAAGCGGTATAATAAATTGAAAGCTGCTATCGATACTGTGTCTCAGAAACCATTGATTATTAATAGTATGCCGTATAAAGGAGCATGGTTTGTATCGGCTGGCGACAGTTTTGCTGCCCGTTTTTTAAAAGATGCCGGAGCTGACTACCCTTGGTTAGATACCGAAGGCACAGGAGGGTTACGCAAGAGTTTTGAGGTGGTATATGAAAAGGGATTAGAAGCAGATATTTGGTTGAATCCGGGATCAGCCCAATCCAAAGAAGATATTTTGGCAAAAGACAGTCGGTTTAAAGATTTCAAATCTTTTAAAACCGGAAAAATATACAACAATAATAAACGACAGCATCCCAAAGGTGGAAATGACTACTGGGAATCGGGGGTAGTTAATCCAGATATCTTGTTAGCTGATTTGATCAAGATTTTACATCCTCAAGTAGTTCCGGATCATAAACTCTATTACTATCAGAAAATCAAGTAA
- a CDS encoding iron ABC transporter permease — MGRSIADQTKQYGVGIRPLYLFFLIGGVGVLFLLNLALGSVDIPLEAIVQILLGVDAGQDSWHKIVINIRLPRAVTAILAGSALAVGGLQMQTLFRNPLAGPSVLGITAGASLGVAVVMLAAGTITSIFAIQQLSAMGSWIIVLAASLGSAVVLLLILLISIKVRDNVTLLIIGLMIGNVTIAIVSIWQYFSRPEQIQDYLIWTFGSLGGVPLDQLWILALVAILGSGIALVLSKSLNGLLLGENYARSMGLSVTSTRIWIIVSTSILAGGITAFCGPIGFVGIAVPHLTRSLLGTNDHRVLIPSTLLMGAILLLACDIIAQVPGSTTTLPISAVTSLIGSPVVIWVIIERKNLQASF, encoded by the coding sequence ATGGGTAGATCAATAGCCGATCAAACAAAACAGTATGGAGTGGGAATACGACCGCTTTATCTATTTTTTTTAATAGGTGGGGTTGGAGTACTATTTTTGTTGAATTTAGCCCTTGGTTCGGTGGACATTCCTCTGGAAGCAATTGTACAAATTCTTTTGGGGGTTGATGCAGGACAAGATTCTTGGCATAAAATTGTGATTAATATTCGTCTACCGCGAGCTGTAACAGCCATTTTAGCGGGTAGTGCCCTAGCTGTTGGGGGGCTACAGATGCAAACACTTTTTCGAAACCCACTGGCGGGTCCATCAGTACTGGGCATTACTGCCGGAGCCAGCCTTGGGGTAGCAGTGGTAATGCTGGCCGCAGGCACTATTACAAGTATATTTGCCATTCAACAGTTATCAGCCATGGGAAGCTGGATTATCGTATTAGCTGCCAGTTTGGGCTCGGCAGTAGTGCTGTTATTAATTCTATTGATCTCTATCAAGGTTAGAGATAATGTAACTCTTCTTATTATTGGGTTAATGATTGGGAATGTGACGATCGCCATAGTAAGCATCTGGCAGTATTTTAGCCGACCTGAACAGATACAGGATTATCTGATTTGGACATTTGGAAGCTTGGGCGGTGTGCCACTTGACCAACTATGGATATTAGCACTCGTTGCTATTTTGGGTAGTGGTATTGCACTGGTATTATCTAAATCTTTAAACGGCTTGTTACTCGGTGAAAACTATGCCCGAAGTATGGGGCTTTCTGTTACTAGTACACGAATATGGATTATTGTGAGTACAAGTATATTGGCGGGGGGAATCACCGCTTTTTGTGGTCCTATCGGTTTTGTGGGGATCGCTGTACCTCATTTGACTCGTTCACTTTTGGGAACCAACGATCACCGGGTATTGATACCAAGCACGCTTCTTATGGGAGCCATATTGCTGTTAGCCTGTGATATTATTGCACAGGTACCGGGGTCAACAACAACCCTGCCCATTAGTGCTGTTACTTCACTGATAGGGTCACCAGTGGTGATCTGGGTGATTATCGAACGCAAAAACCTACAGGCCTCATTTTGA
- a CDS encoding efflux RND transporter periplasmic adaptor subunit, which produces MNNSAKWLTLGVLVWSATFIYSCSTESQSKEVTDKDSTATIPVEVAIANKGDIAAHYSSTATLEADEEATVVAKVRGIVETLHVEEGDVVNTGDLLVQLEDEQLKLEAQQAKATMDRLKNELNRKKELYQKELISAQEYENAKYEYQAQKSAYELAQLQVKHTKITAPIDGIISDRMIKVGNMINTDQEVFQITDFDPLLAVLNVPEHEMNKLEKGQPANIKVDAIPGKIFSGNVLRISPVVNAETGTFKVTVSIKDESRQLKPGMFGRVRIVYDTHQNTLMVPKNSVMTEDGTSSVYIINNNMAYRRNVRTGYINGENIEVLEGLSPSDTVVTVGQNSLQDSALVDVVSY; this is translated from the coding sequence ATGAATAATTCAGCAAAATGGTTGACTTTAGGTGTATTAGTTTGGTCCGCAACATTCATCTATTCTTGTAGTACCGAATCCCAGTCAAAAGAGGTGACTGATAAAGATTCTACCGCAACTATTCCCGTAGAAGTAGCAATTGCTAATAAGGGCGATATCGCTGCTCATTACTCCAGCACTGCCACGCTGGAGGCAGATGAAGAAGCTACAGTAGTAGCAAAAGTTCGAGGCATTGTAGAAACGCTTCATGTCGAAGAAGGAGATGTAGTTAATACCGGAGATCTACTGGTACAACTCGAAGATGAGCAACTTAAACTTGAAGCCCAACAAGCAAAAGCAACAATGGATCGGCTTAAGAACGAGCTCAATCGCAAAAAAGAGCTGTACCAGAAAGAACTTATCAGTGCACAAGAGTATGAAAATGCCAAGTATGAATACCAAGCTCAAAAATCTGCCTATGAGCTGGCTCAACTCCAAGTCAAACACACTAAGATAACAGCCCCTATTGATGGTATCATCTCTGATCGTATGATTAAAGTTGGAAATATGATAAACACCGATCAGGAAGTATTCCAAATTACCGATTTTGACCCCCTCTTGGCCGTACTTAATGTTCCTGAACATGAGATGAATAAACTTGAAAAGGGACAACCAGCAAATATTAAAGTAGATGCTATTCCCGGCAAAATTTTCTCAGGTAATGTCTTGCGGATAAGTCCGGTTGTTAATGCTGAAACTGGGACATTTAAGGTAACAGTTTCAATAAAAGATGAATCTCGACAATTAAAACCGGGGATGTTTGGCCGGGTCCGTATTGTCTACGATACCCATCAGAATACGCTGATGGTTCCCAAAAACTCAGTAATGACTGAAGACGGAACCAGTAGTGTCTATATCATTAATAATAATATGGCCTATCGTAGGAATGTACGTACTGGCTACATTAATGGAGAAAACATTGAAGTATTAGAAGGCTTAAGTCCTTCCGATACCGTAGTAACAGTGGGCCAAAACAGCCTTCAAGATAGTGCCTTGGTAGACGTTGTCTCCTATTAA
- a CDS encoding efflux RND transporter permease subunit — MKLIDFSIRRKVTIAMFTIGIILFGFVSLSRLNINLLPELSYPTLTVRTEFEGAAPAEVENLVSKPVEEALGVVKDVQQVRSISRSGQSDVTLEFAWGTDMDFASIDVREKLDALQLPLEVERPVILRFDPTLDPIMRYAFYIKDGNERQQDVNYASLDSKQPTNSHINKLKKLRRFAEEQIKKDLQSSQGVASIKISGGLEEEIQVSINQDRLSHLNIPISQVTQVLDAENVNLSGGRLEEGNQQYLVRTLNQFKTVDNIRNVVITTQNGSPVYLKDVATIEQGYKEREAISRLNGQEAVEIAIYKEGDANTVNVASNVQSKMGAVSDHLPKDMAVTKVYDQSTYISSAVSEVVNAGIIGGILAIVILFLFLRNFWTTVIISLSIPVSVIATFNLMYGNDITLNIMSLGGIALGIGLLVDNSIVVLENISRHKEMGKGPIQSAKDGAGEVGTAVIASTLTTIAVFFPLVFVHGIAGQLFRDQALTVTFSLLASLVVAITLIPMLSSLAGRERAKVKKPELRKPRTMVGRWMRAARIFIFETIPSFIIGVFSKIVRWLSKGIMFVLKPFLNAFDKGYTAIENWYPDVLKWSLRHRFTVISFAFLSLLGTLMLVPQLGMELIPSLSQGEFNVEFQMPPGTPIEQTDRALQMVQNAANDVSSIDATFAVAGTGNQMDANPNQGGENWGELNVTLSSGAGRSLEESTIDELRLDLQRIPGLEYKFSRPALFTFKTPVEVEISGYDLDNLKKVSDRIRTKLSSNSRFADVKSTMEQGSPEIQVTFDRPKAAALGLQVYEVADLVVSKVRGDIATRYSWRDQKIDVLVRAKKQDRSTVDDIRNLIINPNSNAAIPLSSIANIEVATGPSEIRRVAQQRVAIVSANLSYGDLATAAEEIRSVIDETTIPTGLQARVSGQNEEMADSFQSLIFALSLAVFLVYLVMASQFESLMHPFIILFTIPLALVGAILGLWLTGSTISVVVFIGLILLVGIVVNNAIVLIDLINQLRERGKDKIQAILEGGKSRLRPILMTTLTTTLGLLPLAIGIGDGAELRAPMAITVIAGLIVSTLLTLVVIPTMYAIMDRKVYNIAVSEESSTSKN; from the coding sequence ATGAAATTGATTGATTTTTCTATCCGCCGAAAAGTGACGATTGCCATGTTTACCATTGGCATCATTTTATTCGGTTTCGTCTCATTAAGCCGACTCAATATTAACTTGCTTCCAGAACTGAGTTACCCTACCCTGACGGTACGTACTGAATTTGAAGGTGCTGCTCCTGCTGAAGTTGAAAACCTGGTATCAAAACCAGTAGAAGAAGCACTGGGCGTTGTTAAAGATGTGCAGCAAGTTCGATCTATTTCCCGGTCGGGACAGTCTGATGTGACCCTTGAATTTGCCTGGGGCACCGACATGGATTTTGCAAGTATTGATGTGCGCGAGAAGCTTGATGCCCTGCAATTACCTCTTGAAGTTGAACGTCCCGTTATTCTGCGTTTCGACCCCACCCTGGATCCAATTATGCGATATGCATTCTATATAAAGGATGGTAATGAAAGGCAACAGGATGTCAATTATGCGAGTTTAGACAGTAAACAACCTACAAATTCTCATATCAATAAGCTTAAAAAGCTTCGTCGGTTTGCAGAAGAACAGATAAAAAAAGATCTGCAATCTTCTCAGGGGGTTGCCTCTATTAAGATAAGTGGTGGACTTGAAGAAGAAATACAGGTATCTATTAATCAAGATCGGCTGTCTCATTTAAATATCCCCATATCGCAAGTAACACAGGTACTTGATGCCGAGAATGTGAATCTCTCCGGCGGACGCCTGGAAGAGGGTAACCAACAGTATTTGGTGCGAACGCTAAACCAGTTTAAAACTGTAGATAATATTCGTAACGTCGTTATCACAACCCAAAATGGATCCCCCGTTTACCTTAAAGATGTTGCCACTATTGAGCAGGGATATAAAGAACGGGAAGCAATATCGCGACTGAACGGACAGGAAGCAGTTGAAATCGCCATCTACAAAGAGGGAGATGCAAATACTGTAAATGTAGCAAGTAATGTACAGTCTAAAATGGGAGCTGTATCAGATCATTTGCCTAAGGATATGGCTGTAACTAAAGTATATGATCAATCGACTTATATTTCATCGGCCGTAAGTGAAGTCGTTAATGCAGGTATTATTGGTGGTATTTTAGCAATTGTTATCTTGTTTCTCTTCCTTCGTAATTTCTGGACAACGGTAATTATTTCTCTATCAATTCCTGTCTCCGTTATTGCCACTTTTAACCTAATGTATGGAAACGATATTACTCTTAATATTATGTCGCTCGGAGGTATTGCCCTAGGTATCGGGCTGCTGGTTGATAACTCTATTGTAGTACTTGAAAATATTTCGAGACATAAAGAAATGGGCAAAGGCCCCATACAATCTGCCAAAGACGGTGCAGGAGAAGTAGGAACTGCTGTGATCGCCTCTACCCTTACCACAATAGCTGTGTTCTTCCCACTTGTTTTTGTACATGGTATTGCCGGACAGCTGTTTAGAGACCAAGCTCTTACGGTAACCTTCTCATTGCTGGCTTCACTGGTTGTTGCAATCACACTAATACCGATGCTATCTTCATTAGCCGGTCGTGAAAGAGCTAAGGTGAAAAAACCAGAACTTCGTAAACCACGAACAATGGTAGGACGATGGATGCGTGCAGCACGTATCTTTATCTTTGAAACTATACCTTCTTTTATAATTGGTGTATTCAGCAAAATTGTACGCTGGTTAAGTAAAGGTATAATGTTTGTGCTTAAACCTTTTCTCAATGCTTTTGATAAAGGATATACAGCTATTGAAAACTGGTATCCAGATGTTCTAAAATGGTCTCTACGTCACCGATTCACCGTTATCTCGTTTGCATTCTTATCTCTCTTAGGAACATTAATGCTGGTTCCCCAGCTAGGCATGGAACTAATACCCTCCCTATCACAAGGGGAGTTTAATGTAGAATTTCAGATGCCCCCGGGGACGCCAATTGAACAAACTGACCGTGCTCTTCAAATGGTACAGAATGCAGCGAATGATGTCTCTTCTATTGATGCCACCTTTGCTGTTGCCGGTACTGGTAATCAAATGGATGCCAATCCAAATCAAGGTGGAGAAAATTGGGGTGAACTCAATGTAACCCTAAGCAGTGGAGCCGGACGTTCACTTGAAGAAAGTACAATAGATGAGCTCAGGCTGGATCTCCAACGCATTCCAGGGCTAGAATATAAATTTTCGCGTCCTGCTCTTTTTACCTTTAAAACTCCTGTCGAAGTTGAAATTTCAGGCTATGACCTGGACAACCTCAAAAAAGTAAGTGATCGAATCCGTACAAAGCTCAGTTCTAATTCCCGTTTTGCCGATGTTAAATCTACCATGGAGCAAGGTAGTCCTGAAATACAGGTCACTTTTGATCGCCCCAAAGCTGCTGCATTAGGACTGCAGGTTTATGAAGTAGCAGACCTTGTTGTCAGTAAAGTGCGAGGTGATATTGCCACTCGTTACTCTTGGCGAGATCAAAAAATTGATGTTCTTGTCAGAGCTAAAAAGCAGGATCGCTCAACGGTTGATGATATCAGGAACCTCATTATCAATCCCAATAGCAATGCTGCTATTCCATTGTCTAGTATTGCTAATATTGAGGTTGCAACAGGCCCGAGCGAGATTAGGCGTGTTGCCCAACAACGCGTAGCCATCGTATCAGCGAATCTAAGTTATGGTGACCTTGCTACTGCTGCCGAAGAAATTAGATCTGTGATTGATGAAACTACCATTCCTACCGGCTTACAAGCACGCGTAAGCGGTCAAAACGAGGAGATGGCAGATTCATTTCAATCACTTATTTTCGCCCTTTCTCTGGCTGTCTTCCTGGTTTACCTGGTAATGGCCTCACAGTTTGAATCATTAATGCATCCGTTCATAATTCTTTTCACTATCCCCCTTGCCCTTGTTGGTGCAATTCTTGGATTATGGCTTACCGGATCAACCATTAGCGTGGTCGTTTTCATCGGCCTCATCTTACTGGTAGGAATCGTAGTAAATAATGCGATCGTACTCATTGACTTAATTAACCAACTTCGGGAACGAGGTAAAGATAAGATTCAAGCAATTTTGGAAGGAGGAAAATCGAGATTGCGTCCTATTCTTATGACAACTCTGACAACAACTCTGGGCCTGCTACCCCTGGCAATAGGGATTGGAGATGGTGCCGAGCTTCGTGCCCCAATGGCTATTACAGTCATAGCCGGCCTCATAGTATCTACTCTACTGACACTTGTAGTTATACCAACGATGTATGCCATTATGGATCGCAAGGTGTACAATATCGCTGTATCAGAAGAATCATCAACCTCTAAAAACTGA